The following proteins come from a genomic window of Streptomyces sp. GS7:
- a CDS encoding ArsR/SmtB family transcription factor, protein MLTLSSEADVLARFGRALADPIRCRLLLALRGAPAHPSDLADTLGISRTRLSNHLACLRDCGLVVAIPVGRRTRYELADPRIGHALDDLRTAVVAVEADRSCPDAEQKDCC, encoded by the coding sequence GTGCTGACTCTCTCCTCCGAGGCCGACGTTCTCGCACGGTTCGGCCGCGCCCTCGCCGACCCGATCCGCTGCCGCCTGCTGCTGGCACTTCGCGGTGCCCCGGCTCACCCGTCCGACCTGGCCGACACTCTGGGCATCTCGCGAACCCGGCTGTCGAACCACCTGGCCTGCCTGCGCGACTGCGGCCTGGTCGTCGCGATCCCCGTCGGTCGCCGAACCCGCTACGAACTGGCCGACCCCCGCATCGGACACGCCCTCGACGACCTGCGCACCGCCGTCGTCGCAGTGGAAGCGGACCGCTCTTGCCCCGACGCCGAGCAAAAGGACTGCTGCTGA
- a CDS encoding metal ABC transporter solute-binding protein, Zn/Mn family, which yields MTAATATACSTSSPKTANTGAAATGGGSGKTIQVVAGENFWGSIATQLGGSHVKLTSIITNPDTDPHDYEPTAADARTVAGAQYAIVNGIGYDAWADKLLASNPGSGRTELKVGDLVGIKPGGNPHRWYSPADVHKVIEKISADYKKIDPADAAYFDQQKTTFETKTLAGYNKLISDIKAKYAGTPIGASESIVTPLSDGLGLKMLTPETFLDAMSEGTDPTAKDKATIDDQIKNKQIKVYVYNSQNSTPDVQAQVKAAKAQGIPVATVTETLAPAGATFQQWQTTELQGIEQALAKATGK from the coding sequence GTGACCGCTGCCACGGCCACGGCCTGCTCGACCTCGTCGCCGAAGACCGCCAACACCGGCGCCGCCGCCACGGGTGGTGGCTCGGGCAAGACGATCCAGGTGGTGGCGGGCGAAAACTTCTGGGGCAGCATCGCCACCCAGCTCGGTGGCAGTCACGTGAAGCTGACCAGCATCATCACCAATCCGGACACCGACCCGCACGACTACGAGCCGACCGCTGCCGACGCCCGCACCGTGGCCGGCGCTCAGTACGCGATCGTCAACGGCATCGGCTACGACGCCTGGGCCGACAAGCTCCTCGCCTCCAACCCGGGTAGCGGGCGCACCGAGCTGAAGGTCGGCGACCTGGTCGGGATCAAGCCAGGCGGTAACCCGCACCGCTGGTACTCCCCGGCCGACGTCCACAAGGTCATCGAGAAGATCTCCGCGGACTACAAGAAGATCGACCCGGCCGACGCCGCCTACTTCGACCAGCAGAAGACGACCTTCGAGACCAAGACGCTCGCCGGCTACAACAAGCTCATATCCGACATCAAGGCGAAGTACGCCGGGACCCCGATCGGCGCTTCCGAGTCGATCGTCACGCCGCTGTCGGACGGCCTGGGGCTGAAGATGCTCACCCCCGAGACGTTCCTGGACGCGATGAGCGAGGGCACCGACCCCACGGCCAAGGACAAGGCCACCATCGACGACCAGATCAAGAACAAGCAGATCAAGGTCTACGTCTACAACTCCCAGAACTCCACCCCGGACGTGCAGGCGCAGGTCAAGGCAGCCAAGGCGCAGGGCATCCCCGTCGCCACCGTGACTGAGACCCTGGCGCCTGCCGGGGCGACCTTCCAGCAGTGGCAGACCACCGAACTGCAGGGCATCGAGCAGGCCCTGGCCAAGGCCACCGGGAAGTGA
- a CDS encoding 50S ribosomal protein L33, with protein sequence MRYRPDAAATSHPCERPDRLTPREYEPVVGRHVTFREER encoded by the coding sequence GTGCGATATCGCCCCGACGCTGCCGCTACCAGCCACCCCTGCGAACGCCCCGACCGGCTCACCCCGCGCGAGTACGAGCCCGTCGTCGGCCGTCACGTCACGTTCCGGGAGGAGCGCTGA
- a CDS encoding ArsR/SmtB family transcription factor: MDAATVTTVAGTLQALAAPSRLQILTTLRQEPRSVTELAAAIGMEQSAVSHQLRLLRILGLVAGERAGRRMVYRLYDSHVARLLDEAVRHIEHRALGVRDSRG, translated from the coding sequence ATGGACGCAGCCACGGTCACAACGGTCGCCGGCACCCTCCAGGCTCTCGCCGCCCCTTCCCGCCTGCAGATCCTCACGACACTCCGGCAGGAGCCACGCTCCGTCACCGAACTCGCCGCCGCCATCGGCATGGAACAGTCCGCCGTCTCCCACCAGCTCCGCCTACTGCGCATCCTCGGCCTGGTGGCCGGCGAGCGGGCGGGGCGTCGCATGGTCTACCGCCTCTACGACAGCCACGTCGCCCGACTCCTCGATGAGGCGGTTCGCCACATCGAACACCGCGCACTCGGGGTCCGGGACAGTCGAGGGTAG
- a CDS encoding DNA-methyltransferase produces MSYTLHRGDALTVLKTLPDESVNAVITDPPYNSGGRTSSDRTARTARAKYVTSGSAHDLQNFPGENRDQRSYRSWLTALLTEAYRAATEHSVAMVFSDWRQEPTTSDALQMAGWTWSGTIPWIKPASRPRKGGFKQSAEFIIWGVKGSLDKDRDLYLPGHFIASQPRKDRVHITQKPVEIMQQLVRICPEGGTVLDPFTGSGSTGVAALREGRQFVGAELSSHYADVAERRLRAELTQHDFVLAGPEA; encoded by the coding sequence ATGAGCTACACCCTGCACCGAGGCGACGCCCTCACCGTGCTGAAGACCCTCCCGGACGAGAGCGTCAACGCCGTCATCACCGATCCCCCGTACAACTCCGGCGGACGCACCAGCTCGGACCGCACCGCTCGCACCGCCCGCGCCAAGTACGTCACCAGCGGGTCCGCGCACGACCTGCAGAACTTCCCCGGAGAGAACCGCGACCAGCGCTCGTACCGGAGTTGGCTGACCGCCCTGCTCACCGAGGCGTACCGGGCCGCGACCGAGCACTCCGTCGCCATGGTCTTCTCAGACTGGCGCCAAGAGCCGACCACCAGCGACGCCCTGCAGATGGCAGGGTGGACCTGGAGTGGCACGATCCCCTGGATCAAGCCCGCCAGCCGACCCCGCAAGGGCGGATTCAAGCAGTCGGCCGAGTTCATCATCTGGGGCGTCAAGGGCAGCCTCGACAAAGACCGGGACCTCTACCTGCCCGGCCACTTCATCGCCTCCCAGCCACGCAAGGACCGCGTCCACATCACCCAGAAACCGGTCGAGATCATGCAGCAACTCGTGCGAATCTGCCCCGAAGGCGGCACCGTGCTCGACCCCTTCACCGGCAGCGGCTCCACAGGCGTCGCAGCTCTTCGCGAGGGGCGGCAATTCGTCGGAGCCGAGCTGTCCTCGCACTACGCCGACGTCGCCGAGCGAAGGCTCCGAGCGGAGTTGACCCAGCACGACTTCGTCCTGGCAGGACCGGAAGCGTGA
- a CDS encoding metal ABC transporter permease, producing MLLADTAVPVWSWNLIGDFQQMWSFPFMVNAFRAGAVVAVVSALVGWFVVLRRQTFAAHTVSAVAFPGAAGAVLLGVSAVYGYFALCVAAALVIAALRGSGDHEESALTGTVQAFLLACGFLFIALYKGLLEGPQTILFGTFLGITSTQVTVLAGVGIGVLAVLALIGRPLLFASVDPQVAAGRGVPVRALSVAFLVLLGAATAEASQITGTLLVFALMVIPAATAQTLTARPGPSLALAVLLALAATWLGLTAAYYSPYPLGFFVTSFAFAGYVIARGVHALHMIRGRIATPLPAKEVAA from the coding sequence ATGCTGCTGGCTGACACCGCCGTACCTGTCTGGTCCTGGAACCTCATCGGCGATTTCCAGCAGATGTGGTCGTTCCCGTTCATGGTCAACGCCTTCCGCGCGGGCGCGGTCGTAGCCGTGGTCTCCGCGCTCGTGGGGTGGTTCGTGGTGCTGCGGCGGCAGACGTTCGCCGCGCACACGGTCTCCGCAGTCGCCTTCCCCGGCGCGGCCGGGGCGGTCCTGCTGGGGGTCAGCGCGGTCTACGGGTACTTCGCCCTGTGCGTGGCCGCAGCCCTGGTCATCGCGGCCCTGCGAGGCAGTGGAGACCACGAGGAATCCGCGCTCACCGGAACCGTCCAAGCTTTCCTCCTGGCCTGCGGCTTCCTCTTCATCGCCCTGTACAAGGGGCTGTTGGAGGGGCCGCAGACCATCCTGTTCGGTACGTTCCTCGGCATCACCTCGACGCAGGTGACCGTGTTGGCGGGTGTGGGCATCGGGGTGCTCGCGGTGCTGGCGCTCATCGGGCGCCCGTTGCTCTTCGCTTCTGTCGACCCGCAGGTCGCCGCCGGGCGCGGGGTTCCCGTGCGCGCGCTCTCCGTCGCCTTCCTCGTCCTCTTGGGTGCGGCCACCGCGGAGGCCAGCCAGATCACGGGGACACTTCTGGTCTTCGCCCTGATGGTGATCCCCGCAGCAACCGCCCAGACCCTCACCGCGCGTCCGGGCCCGAGCCTTGCGCTCGCCGTGCTCCTGGCGCTCGCGGCCACCTGGCTCGGGCTGACCGCCGCTTACTACTCGCCGTACCCGCTGGGCTTCTTCGTGACCTCGTTCGCCTTCGCCGGATACGTCATCGCCCGGGGCGTGCACGCGCTGCACATGATCCGCGGCCGGATCGCAACGCCCCTGCCCGCCAAGGAGGTTGCGGCATGA
- a CDS encoding metal ABC transporter ATP-binding protein: MNPIAKVREAVVHGGHTVPAPRTEDHDTAAEAGSDPVVALRDAAVRVGGRTLWAGVDLRIGPGEFTAVLGPNGVGKSTMIKVLLGALPAAGGEVRVLGARPGQANDRIGYLPQRRSFDASMRIRGIDVVRMGLDGDRWGVPLPFPTARRRAERARVAEVVELVGASGYAHRPIGQCSGGEQQRLLIAQALVRKPELLLLDEPLDSLDLPNQSAVAALIGRICHQEGVAVVMVAHDVNPILHHLDRVVYLAEGGAATGTPGEVITSGTLSRLYGTPVEVLRASDGRLVVVGQPEAPAVHTDRHGIPGGVHAAG; this comes from the coding sequence ATGAACCCGATAGCGAAGGTCCGCGAAGCCGTGGTCCACGGCGGTCACACCGTCCCCGCACCCCGAACCGAAGACCACGACACGGCAGCAGAAGCCGGAAGCGACCCGGTTGTCGCCCTGCGTGACGCCGCCGTGCGCGTCGGAGGCCGCACCCTGTGGGCGGGTGTGGACCTTCGTATCGGGCCCGGCGAGTTCACCGCCGTCCTCGGCCCCAACGGGGTCGGCAAGTCCACCATGATCAAGGTCCTGCTCGGCGCGCTGCCCGCCGCGGGCGGCGAGGTCCGGGTCCTCGGCGCTCGTCCGGGGCAGGCCAACGACCGTATCGGCTACCTGCCGCAGCGCCGCAGCTTCGACGCCTCGATGCGCATCCGCGGCATCGACGTCGTCCGCATGGGCCTGGACGGTGACCGCTGGGGCGTGCCGCTGCCGTTCCCGACGGCCCGTCGCAGGGCTGAGCGTGCACGCGTCGCCGAGGTCGTCGAGTTGGTCGGGGCGTCGGGGTATGCGCACCGGCCGATCGGGCAGTGTTCCGGTGGCGAGCAGCAGCGGCTACTGATCGCGCAGGCGCTGGTCCGCAAGCCCGAACTGCTGCTGCTGGACGAGCCGTTGGACAGTCTGGATCTGCCCAATCAGAGTGCGGTGGCCGCGCTGATCGGCCGGATCTGTCATCAGGAGGGGGTGGCGGTGGTGATGGTCGCCCACGACGTGAACCCGATACTCCACCACCTCGACCGGGTCGTGTACCTGGCCGAGGGCGGCGCGGCCACCGGCACCCCCGGGGAGGTCATCACCTCGGGGACGCTGAGCCGGCTCTACGGGACCCCGGTCGAGGTGCTGCGGGCCTCCGACGGGCGGCTGGTCGTGGTCGGCCAGCCGGAGGCGCCCGCTGTCCACACTGACCGGCACGGGATCCCGGGAGGCGTCCATGCTGCTGGCTGA
- a CDS encoding Fur family transcriptional regulator gives MASNRPHTAAPAQEVALIGRLTQQRAIVLEALKAVEGFVGAQALHNRLTDDGTPVGLTTVYRTLTAFAEAGRADVVRDSNGERLFRYRPGPDHRHYLICTACGLSLPVDSEPVETWAEKIARTSGFANVRHTVELAGLCPDCNQEQTRMR, from the coding sequence ATGGCAAGCAACCGACCGCACACCGCCGCCCCGGCGCAGGAAGTGGCGCTGATCGGCCGCCTCACCCAGCAACGCGCCATCGTGCTGGAGGCCCTCAAGGCGGTGGAAGGCTTCGTCGGCGCCCAGGCCCTGCACAACCGGCTGACCGACGACGGAACGCCGGTCGGCCTGACCACGGTCTACCGCACCCTGACCGCCTTCGCCGAAGCCGGCCGTGCCGACGTCGTCCGCGACAGCAACGGCGAACGCCTCTTCCGCTACCGTCCCGGCCCCGACCACCGCCACTATCTGATCTGCACCGCATGCGGCCTCAGCCTCCCGGTCGACTCGGAACCCGTCGAAACCTGGGCCGAGAAGATCGCCCGCACCTCCGGCTTCGCGAACGTACGGCACACCGTCGAACTCGCCGGCCTCTGCCCGGACTGCAACCAGGAGCAGACGCGCATGCGATGA
- a CDS encoding metal ABC transporter permease — protein sequence MTGLLAASPLAQPFFQHALLAGTAIAGACGLVGCFLVLRAQVFTGDALSHVAFTGAMAALAFGYDLRLGLFAATVAVALLFGTLGRKARPDDVVIGSVFSWILGLGAFFVTLYTTSRSTANGTAGVSVLFGSIFGISAGQATTAALVAVGVCLLVLLIARPLLFATLDEAVAAARGVPVRLLGYGFLALAGVSAAEATQAVGSLLLLGLLAAPAGAAIRLTDRPYRALALSAALAVLELWAGLFASYAVPTMPPSFAIMAAATAVYAATFLIRRPATRTPTPAPAGA from the coding sequence ATGACCGGTCTGCTGGCCGCATCACCGCTCGCCCAGCCCTTCTTCCAGCACGCCCTGCTGGCGGGGACCGCCATCGCCGGGGCCTGCGGGCTCGTCGGCTGCTTCCTCGTCCTGCGCGCCCAGGTCTTCACCGGCGACGCCCTCAGTCACGTCGCCTTCACCGGCGCCATGGCCGCCCTCGCCTTCGGCTACGACCTGCGCCTCGGGCTGTTCGCCGCCACCGTCGCAGTGGCGCTGCTCTTCGGCACCCTCGGCCGCAAAGCGCGGCCCGACGACGTCGTCATAGGAAGCGTCTTCTCCTGGATCCTGGGCCTGGGAGCCTTCTTCGTCACCCTCTACACCACCTCCCGCAGCACCGCCAACGGCACTGCCGGGGTCAGCGTGCTGTTCGGCTCGATCTTCGGCATCTCCGCCGGGCAGGCGACCACGGCGGCACTGGTAGCCGTCGGCGTCTGCCTGCTGGTATTGCTCATCGCCCGCCCGCTGCTGTTCGCCACCCTCGACGAAGCCGTGGCCGCCGCCCGCGGTGTGCCGGTCCGCCTGCTCGGATACGGCTTCCTCGCCCTGGCCGGCGTCAGCGCCGCCGAGGCCACACAAGCGGTCGGCTCCCTGCTGCTGCTCGGCCTGCTGGCCGCCCCCGCCGGCGCCGCGATCCGGCTCACCGACCGCCCCTACCGGGCCCTGGCCCTCTCCGCCGCACTGGCGGTGCTGGAGCTGTGGGCGGGGCTCTTCGCCTCCTACGCGGTCCCCACGATGCCGCCGAGTTTCGCCATCATGGCCGCCGCCACCGCCGTCTACGCCGCCACCTTCCTGATACGACGGCCCGCCACCCGCACCCCCACCCCGGCCCCTGCGGGGGCATGA
- a CDS encoding glycerophosphodiester phosphodiesterase family protein — protein sequence MRWTAAATDAGRQSAGGDRRPLVIAHRAGTADFPENTVRAIDGALAHKVDMIWLSVQVSRDGVPVLYRPADLSALTDGTGKVADHDAAELTRLNAGYQFKGTSGGYPYRTHPTPLPTLEEALRRIPQHMGVLLDMKSADGQALVPAIAKTLDAMEGRGRREWQRVRFYSTEKPNLDAMAAYSQARLFEDRDTTRTRLVTSRLTGNCLNAPRSGTWAAFELRRDVTVTEKFTLGEGRSPIKQALMWDRAAAACFHTHSSVRTVLIGIDSKDDYTTARKLDAYAVLADSPERMMKIKDEAARTSR from the coding sequence GTGCGATGGACCGCAGCGGCCACGGACGCAGGGCGGCAGTCCGCGGGCGGTGACCGCCGTCCGCTGGTAATCGCCCACCGGGCCGGCACCGCGGACTTCCCGGAGAACACCGTGCGGGCCATCGACGGTGCGCTGGCGCACAAGGTGGACATGATCTGGCTCAGCGTGCAGGTCAGCCGGGACGGTGTCCCCGTCCTTTACCGGCCCGCCGACCTATCCGCGCTCACCGACGGCACGGGCAAGGTCGCCGATCACGACGCCGCGGAGCTGACGCGGCTGAACGCCGGCTACCAGTTCAAGGGCACCTCCGGCGGCTACCCGTACCGGACGCACCCCACACCGCTGCCGACGCTGGAGGAGGCGCTGCGGCGCATCCCGCAGCACATGGGCGTGCTGCTGGACATGAAGTCGGCTGACGGCCAGGCCCTCGTGCCCGCCATCGCCAAGACCCTCGACGCCATGGAGGGCCGGGGACGCAGGGAGTGGCAGCGCGTGCGGTTCTACTCCACCGAGAAGCCCAACCTCGACGCCATGGCGGCCTATTCGCAGGCCCGACTGTTTGAGGACCGCGACACCACCCGCACGCGCCTGGTCACCTCACGCCTGACCGGCAATTGCCTCAACGCACCCCGCAGCGGAACGTGGGCCGCGTTCGAGCTGCGCCGTGACGTGACGGTGACCGAGAAGTTCACCCTCGGCGAGGGGCGCAGCCCGATCAAGCAGGCTCTGATGTGGGACCGGGCCGCAGCAGCCTGCTTTCACACCCACTCCTCCGTCAGGACCGTTCTGATCGGCATTGACTCCAAGGACGACTACACCACCGCGAGGAAGCTGGATGCCTATGCCGTCCTGGCCGACTCCCCCGAGCGGATGATGAAGATCAAGGACGAGGCGGCAAGGACATCTCGCTGA
- a CDS encoding SCO5389 family protein: protein MSLDASPALLAQAERGEVDEAAFVDTVRTSLPYAYQMISGLAEELEHGSAPFADNTTPPPSEAERGQLLRALASDAIRGSLERHFGVRLAFQNCHRVAVFHADAEQKAYDAFTSVRAQLLNQSPQLRDC, encoded by the coding sequence ATGTCGCTCGACGCATCCCCCGCACTGCTCGCCCAGGCGGAGCGGGGTGAGGTCGACGAAGCCGCCTTCGTCGACACCGTCCGGACCTCGCTGCCGTACGCGTACCAGATGATCTCCGGACTCGCGGAGGAACTGGAGCACGGCTCGGCGCCGTTCGCGGACAACACCACGCCGCCGCCGTCGGAGGCCGAGCGCGGGCAGTTGCTGCGCGCCCTGGCCAGTGATGCCATCCGCGGCAGCCTGGAGCGTCATTTCGGGGTGCGGTTGGCCTTTCAGAACTGCCACCGCGTCGCCGTCTTCCACGCGGACGCGGAGCAGAAGGCGTATGACGCCTTCACCTCTGTGCGCGCCCAGTTGCTCAACCAGTCGCCGCAACTGCGCGACTGCTGA
- a CDS encoding DUF5655 domain-containing protein, which translates to MTDLMLFRLNAEGRDVELRGSTVALEVELQRRIEAGMESMLGIRFLASEYPTGPWHRGRIDSLGLDENGTPALIEYKKGSDSGVLSQAVSYLSWLDSAHHEFEALVREKLGTEAAESIDWRNPRMVCIAAGFSHHDRVAVQRLRERIDLVRYRVFDGGLLSLLLVESAPGSPSPVPARWQRREREVAAGAGGVDGKPPIRVTPGAAPACLQDLYGELDEALTAWGEVEVAPLLHYIAYRRMVNLASVIFRPKHEVILLYLRVDPDTVELEEGFSRDMRGIGHLGTGDLEVRIASAADLEKAGPLIRRAFEAA; encoded by the coding sequence GTGACCGACCTGATGCTGTTCCGGCTGAATGCCGAGGGCCGGGACGTCGAGCTGCGGGGCTCAACGGTGGCGCTGGAGGTGGAGCTTCAGCGTCGGATCGAGGCGGGGATGGAGTCGATGCTCGGCATCCGTTTCCTGGCGTCGGAGTACCCGACGGGGCCTTGGCACCGAGGCCGGATCGACTCGCTCGGTCTGGACGAAAACGGCACGCCTGCGCTGATCGAGTACAAGAAGGGCTCCGACAGCGGGGTCCTGTCGCAGGCCGTCTCCTACCTGTCGTGGCTGGACTCGGCACATCACGAGTTCGAGGCACTGGTCAGGGAGAAGCTGGGCACCGAGGCCGCCGAGTCGATCGACTGGCGCAACCCTCGGATGGTCTGTATCGCGGCCGGCTTCTCCCACCACGACCGGGTCGCGGTGCAGCGGCTGCGCGAGCGGATCGACCTGGTGCGCTACCGCGTCTTTGACGGCGGGCTGCTGAGCCTGCTGCTGGTCGAGTCCGCACCCGGGTCTCCGAGTCCCGTTCCGGCTCGGTGGCAGCGTCGGGAGCGGGAGGTGGCCGCCGGTGCCGGCGGTGTGGACGGGAAGCCGCCGATCCGGGTGACGCCGGGCGCGGCTCCGGCTTGTCTGCAGGACCTGTACGGCGAGCTGGACGAGGCCCTCACCGCGTGGGGCGAGGTGGAGGTGGCACCGCTGCTGCACTACATCGCCTACCGGCGGATGGTGAACCTCGCCTCGGTGATCTTCCGTCCGAAGCACGAGGTGATCCTGCTCTATCTCAGGGTCGATCCGGACACGGTCGAGCTGGAGGAGGGCTTCTCCCGCGACATGCGTGGCATCGGTCACCTCGGGACGGGGGACCTGGAGGTGCGGATCGCCTCGGCTGCCGACTTGGAGAAAGCGGGACCGCTGATTCGGAGGGCGTTCGAGGCGGCCTGA
- a CDS encoding WD40 repeat domain-containing protein, with amino-acid sequence MSIASPDTDLGIAWDLTLDDAPVALGTAHDLVAVAGAEGTTVILDTATGAAIGSVELPGGSLHAALSPDARHLVATGPTGYALWRREDGSTTIREGGAWSSAARWADAERFAVAAGRRALVLDAGGQELWATELAASTVTDLAWMRGGRRLAVAAYGAVRCHERHQAAPVRTYPYIGSHLALAVAPTDRWICSGNQDASIHIWRTRDGSELTMSGYPEKVSRLAFDETGCWLAADGAPDVTVWDFRGKGPAGTAPRSLRCHETVTALAWRPGPDGHLATGGDDGTIALWRATTGRPEARLRPERTLDGDAAVAALAWAGPHLLVAAYRDGRVRAHRLPSRTAL; translated from the coding sequence ATGAGTATCGCCTCACCCGACACCGACCTGGGCATCGCCTGGGACCTCACCCTCGACGACGCCCCCGTGGCACTCGGCACCGCACACGATCTCGTCGCGGTCGCCGGGGCCGAGGGCACCACCGTCATCCTGGACACCGCCACCGGCGCCGCCATCGGCAGCGTCGAACTCCCCGGCGGCTCACTGCATGCGGCCCTGTCTCCCGACGCCCGGCACCTAGTGGCCACCGGCCCGACCGGATACGCGTTATGGCGGCGGGAAGACGGCAGCACCACCATCAGGGAAGGCGGCGCCTGGTCGTCGGCCGCCCGGTGGGCGGATGCCGAACGCTTCGCCGTCGCCGCCGGCCGCCGCGCCCTCGTACTGGACGCCGGCGGGCAGGAGTTGTGGGCCACGGAGCTGGCCGCCAGTACCGTGACGGACCTGGCCTGGATGCGGGGCGGCCGACGCCTGGCGGTCGCCGCCTACGGCGCGGTTCGCTGCCACGAGCGCCACCAAGCCGCCCCGGTGCGGACCTACCCCTACATCGGCTCGCACCTGGCACTGGCCGTCGCCCCCACCGACCGGTGGATCTGCAGCGGCAACCAGGACGCCTCCATCCACATCTGGCGCACGCGGGACGGCAGCGAACTGACCATGTCCGGCTACCCGGAGAAGGTCTCGCGCCTCGCCTTCGACGAGACGGGCTGCTGGCTCGCTGCCGACGGCGCCCCCGACGTCACCGTGTGGGACTTCCGCGGCAAGGGCCCGGCCGGCACCGCACCACGCTCGCTGCGCTGCCACGAGACCGTCACGGCCCTGGCCTGGCGCCCCGGTCCCGACGGTCACCTCGCCACCGGAGGCGACGACGGCACGATCGCCCTGTGGCGGGCCACCACAGGACGACCGGAAGCACGACTGCGCCCGGAGCGCACCCTCGACGGCGACGCGGCGGTCGCCGCCCTGGCCTGGGCCGGACCGCATCTGCTCGTCGCCGCCTACCGCGACGGCCGCGTCCGCGCCCACCGCCTGCCCTCCCGGACCGCCCTGTGA
- a CDS encoding cation transporter translates to MAAAPAGSAPARQETLTRRIRLLVAATISYNAVEAAVALTAGTAASSAALVGFGLDSVIEVSSAAAIAWQFSAADQAVRQARERTALRLIAFSFFALAAYVAADAIRVLAGAAETSHSPAGILLAALSLIVMPVLSTAQRRAGRELGSASAVADSRQTLLCTYLSAVLLVGLLADTLLGWSWADPVAALAIATVAVKEGRAAWRGESCCATLAVSPTPHAEGAADTCACTTPCACRA, encoded by the coding sequence ATGGCCGCCGCGCCCGCAGGCTCCGCCCCCGCCCGGCAGGAGACGCTGACACGGCGCATACGACTGCTCGTCGCAGCGACGATCAGCTACAACGCCGTCGAGGCCGCCGTGGCCCTCACGGCCGGCACGGCCGCCTCCTCCGCCGCGCTGGTCGGCTTCGGCCTCGACTCGGTCATCGAGGTCTCCTCTGCTGCCGCGATCGCCTGGCAGTTCTCCGCCGCAGACCAGGCCGTACGGCAAGCACGAGAACGAACGGCCCTGCGGCTCATAGCCTTCTCGTTCTTCGCCCTGGCCGCCTACGTCGCAGCCGACGCGATACGGGTGCTGGCCGGCGCAGCCGAGACCAGCCACTCGCCGGCCGGGATCCTGCTGGCCGCCCTCTCGCTCATCGTCATGCCCGTCCTGTCCACCGCCCAACGCCGCGCCGGGCGCGAACTCGGCTCGGCCTCGGCTGTCGCCGACTCCCGACAGACCCTGCTGTGCACGTACCTGTCAGCGGTACTCCTCGTCGGCCTACTCGCCGACACCCTCCTCGGCTGGTCCTGGGCCGACCCAGTCGCCGCCCTCGCCATCGCCACGGTGGCCGTGAAGGAAGGCCGCGCCGCCTGGCGCGGAGAGAGCTGCTGCGCCACCCTCGCCGTCTCCCCCACCCCGCACGCCGAAGGGGCAGCGGACACTTGCGCATGCACGACGCCGTGCGCCTGCCGCGCCTGA
- a CDS encoding (2Fe-2S) ferredoxin domain-containing protein, which produces MTTHGVIGAAHARPVTLVVCRGCCCGNPRKHPGTDHEWQLDRLQAAATDSDGRFTVRTTDCLGPCDQANVIVVLPSGEGRRRGGRAAWIGWAMGDAATDDILRWAADGGPGIAQPPPTLELQFIRPPGEVRRRTGGRGRARR; this is translated from the coding sequence GTGACCACGCATGGGGTGATCGGCGCAGCCCACGCCCGCCCGGTCACACTGGTGGTGTGCCGGGGATGCTGCTGCGGCAACCCGCGCAAGCACCCCGGCACCGACCACGAGTGGCAACTGGACCGGCTGCAAGCGGCGGCCACCGACTCCGACGGCCGGTTCACGGTCCGTACGACGGACTGCCTGGGCCCCTGCGACCAGGCCAACGTCATCGTGGTCCTGCCCTCCGGCGAGGGGCGGCGCCGCGGCGGGCGCGCAGCGTGGATCGGCTGGGCCATGGGCGATGCCGCCACCGACGACATCCTGCGGTGGGCCGCCGACGGCGGTCCGGGGATCGCCCAGCCGCCGCCCACGTTGGAGCTGCAGTTCATCCGCCCGCCGGGCGAAGTACGCAGGCGGACAGGCGGGCGGGGCCGTGCACGGCGGTGA